The following DNA comes from Hevea brasiliensis isolate MT/VB/25A 57/8 unplaced genomic scaffold, ASM3005281v1 Scaf125, whole genome shotgun sequence.
AGTGCATGGTTTTATAACAAGTTTGTATTGAAATTTGGTTTTCAACCAAAATTTTGCTTTGGTGccaacatatttaattcaatgaaAGGACGTTTATTTTTCAACATTTCTATAGTATACTAGTATTTGCAATGCTATCAGTAATAACTAGCACCCAACACCTGTCATTGATCCATGTTATGCAGTTGGACCCACTCTGCTTTCGTAATGGTGGGACTCATGAACATGTGGAACAATACCATGGCTGGCATCGCAACTGCAGCTTGCAGTTCTTAAACAACACAATTGATCTAATAGttgtctttttatttatttttttatgtattcttttaaattgtttggattttttttattttttcaatttttatgttgacagttatttctttttttttttttttcaatttttatgttGCCagttatttcttttttcttttcccaTCAAGCAATGGAAAAGATGTGGTAATTAATCACTGGTGTGAATAATAAAGAACTTTCAGTGCCACCTTGATCTCATAAGCAGTGGCAACTCAGGCAAACCATAAACTGTAATGATCCATCTGATTTTTTGAGTGTGGACCATTGTGCAGTAATCAATTGTGATATCTGATACAGTAATGTTTATGAATATCGCCCTTCTTGTTGTGATTTATTCAGAATTGAATAAGAAAGTTTCTTGCTTGTAAGTGCTACTTTGTCACCATTCATCCAGCAATTAATGTTGTATGACTTTCGGTTATGTGCTGTGAGTATTCTgttgcaggctaagccaaattcaAATCTTTGTGGGGCAAAGCGGAAGGCTGCAACACCACCTGAACAAGGTGCTGTTGGGCTCCCTGACGCTGGTTTGAAGAAGATACCCAAGGAAGAGTGGAACTGTACTCTTTGTAATGTTAGCGCTACAAGTGAAAGAGGTTTGAATGAACACCTTCAAGGCAAGAGGCACAAGGCTAAGGAAGCAAGATTGAGAGCAAATAGGGTGGCCAAAAACTTAAGTCCTATACCGTTTCCAAAGAAAACTGCAAAACCAGCTAATCTCACTACCAGTATTGCAGGCTCAGAACTAGAGGCAAAAGTTGAAGGGGAATTACTTGAAGTTGAAAAAGCTAATGATGATACAGACAAGAAAAGAGAGAACAAACAAGATTCAGGGAATGCAAATGATAAGCTGCAAAAATGTACATACagaaaatttgaagagaaaagggGCAGGGAAATTGCAGAGGAGAGGACAGCAGAATTTAGGAAGAAGAAACAATTCAAGTTCTGGTGTGAAATGTGTCAGATTGGTGCCTACTCTGCAGTGGTAATGGAGGCTCATGAAAAGGGGAAGAAGCACAAATTTCAGCTGCAgcagcttcatcaaaacggagaAGCTGTCCCAGCCATCACTACAATGGTATCATCTAAAGCTGGCGAGAAGGCAAAGGATAGAGAAGCTGTGACTGTAGAAGCAAATGAGAAGAAGACGGGAAATGCCAACTATAAAGAAAAAACAACAGAAACTGTTGCAGGCAATGACAAGATAATAGAAAATGGGCCGCAGATGATGAGAGATCAGGATAATCTTCAATTTCAAGTCAATAAGCAAAATTGAACCACCCTCGTTGTTTGGGAAGGTATCCTCTAGACATGGACGTGAAGCTCAAGGTTACATTTTCCGTTTCTTGTTTGTTAAGTAACTTTTACTTAAAACCTTGCATCTGAAATGGAGCCAGCAACAACAGATCTTTTAGAATTGGAAATTGGACGTGTCTTGATTAAAATTATTATCTTGTCCCTTTGTTGGTTAGAATGGAACTCTTATTGACATG
Coding sequences within:
- the LOC131176475 gene encoding uncharacterized protein LOC131176475 produces the protein MLYDFRLCAVSILLQAKPNSNLCGAKRKAATPPEQGAVGLPDAGLKKIPKEEWNCTLCNVSATSERGLNEHLQGKRHKAKEARLRANRVAKNLSPIPFPKKTAKPANLTTSIAGSELEAKVEGELLEVEKANDDTDKKRENKQDSGNANDKLQKCTYRKFEEKRGREIAEERTAEFRKKKQFKFWCEMCQIGAYSAVVMEAHEKGKKHKFQLQQLHQNGEAVPAITTMVSSKAGEKAKDREAVTVEANEKKTGNANYKEKTTETVAGNDKIIENGPQMMRDQDNLQFQVNKQN